The Besnoitia besnoiti strain Bb-Ger1 chromosome IV, whole genome shotgun sequence genome contains a region encoding:
- a CDS encoding transporter, major facilitator family protein (encoded by transcript BESB_054270), which translates to MSAQRLQAAPRHQPWGADAGHTAKTKVADRDVLYDLPLDSSGGDQTTNAVLPVCGEDRVSASHSGFTSVATDGGEKGRCTPGSMYRKGQDDSASRGQHLCSLQIGAEKSDERADALQHAADGAQQQSLLVPCLAVFSSNYNFTVTSIALFLMNQDPVYKEASESVVGSSTVKMLSYAGAIVGMCTMGYLGDLIGRRLAMIFTLALVFIGAFLSSICTWGNGVTVLVIMGVCRFILGVGSGGVYPLSAVSAAEGAGTERSEDRSMRVSWAYSMNVPGIMFPYIVALVLWSATHNVDTCFRVLLAFGALPALLIWLPAWRVREERNRVAKDFGKHLVGVFVSRNYWRQLLGTGVCWLLYDVTAYGILLVQPEITQSIWGDRVSVTDVIWQNIILNGMGIPGCFMGILVLKQMGVKWLQFWGFIGLATSAFLLAGTAHVLRGKAWAQLILLCTVNFFINWGASITTFILPSLVFPPEVRSTYSGISAALGKIGAVGGIYAMKAILSAGGLMPMMICAGLPSLAAAVLTWFYVDPVPNTLRSSFLQSFGSLGGACPFVDCRKSRRGSRTFM; encoded by the coding sequence ATGTCGGCGCAGCGTCTACAagcggctccgcggcacCAGCCGTGGGGAGCGGACGCGGGACACACTGCAAAAACGAAGGTGGCTGACAGAGATGTTCTTTATGATTTGCCACTCGACTCCTCCGGAGGAGATCAGACAACGAATGCTGTGTTGCCTGTTTGTGGTGAAGACAGAGTTTCGGCGTCTCATTCTGGCTTCACATCAGTGGCCACAGATGGAGGCGAGAAAGGTCGATGCACGCCCGGCAGTATGTACAGGAAGGGACAAGACGATAGCGCCTCACGTGGACAGCATCTCTGCAGTCTTCAAATAGGAGCAGAGAAATCGGACGAGCGCGCGGATGCGTTGCAGCATGCGGCAGACGgggcgcagcagcaaagTCTGTTGGTGCCGTGTTTGGCCGTTTTTTCCAGCAACTATAACTTCACGGTTACCTCCATTGCGTTGTTTTTGATGAACCAAGACCCGGTTTACAAGGAGGCAAGTGAAAGCGTAGTGGGCAGCAGCACGGTGAAGATGCTTTCGTATGCGGGGGCCATTGTTGGGATGTGTACAATGGGATACTTGGGAGATCTTATCGGGCGAAGGCTGGCTATGATCTTCACTCTTGCTTTGGTTTTCATAGGGGCGTTTCTTTCATCAATTTGTACCTGGGGAAACGGCGTCACAGTCCTCGTTATAATGGGCGTATGCAGATTTATTCTTGGTGTCGGTTCTGGCGGTGTCTACCCCCTGTCGGCTGTgagcgcagcagaaggcgctggcACAGAGAGATCTGAGGACCGTAGCATGCGAGTGTCGTGGGCTTATAGCATGAATGTTCCAGGGATTATGTTTCCCTATATAGTCGCGCTTGTTCTGTGGTCTGCTACTCACAATGTGGACACCTGTTTCCGTGTCCTTCTTGCGTTTGGTGCGCTGCCCGCCCTGCTCATCTGGCTACCCGCGTGGCGAGTGAGGGAGGAAAGAAACCGAGTGGCCAAGGATTTCGGAAAGCACCTGGTCGGTGTCTTTGTCAGTCGAAACTATTGGCGGCAGCTTCTTGGCACCGGCGTATGCTGGTTGCTGTACGACGTGACCGCCTACGGTATCTTGCTAGTTCAGCCAGAGATCACACAGTCGATTTGGGGCGATCGCGTATCTGTCACGGATGTGATTTGGCAGAATATCATTTTGAATGGAATGGGGATCCCCGGATGTTTCATGGGCATTCTTGTCCTCAAGCAGATGGGTGTGAAATGGCTGCAGTTCTGGGGATTCATTGGTTTGGCTACTTCTGCCTTCCTTCTAGCCGGCACTGCTCACGTGCTGCGGGGTAAAGCGTGGGCTCAGCTTATTCTTCTGTGTACCGTCAACTTCTTCATCAACTGGGGCGCATCCATCACCACATTCATTCTCCCTTCCCTTGTTTTTCCTCCGGAAGTCCGCAGCACGTATTCGGGAATCAGCGCGGCATTGGGCAAAATCGGCGCAGTCGGCGGAATCTATGCTATGAAAGCAATCCTCAGCGCCGGTGGTCTCATGCCTATGATGATATGCGCGGGCCTCCCCTCCCTTGCGGCAGCCGTATTGACATGGTTTTATGTGGATCCTGTGCCGAAcacgctgcgcagctcgttTCTCCAGAGTTTCGGAAGTCTCGGAGGGGCATGCCCCTTCGTGGACTGTCGTAAATCTCGCAGGGGCTCGCGGACGTTTATGTAG
- a CDS encoding hypothetical protein (encoded by transcript BESB_054280): MTSLTRWLTLRSTLTGAVFAVYSFLGFFRGDTAFDFLFRLGALAAETADELPCTSRELPHNPVSRAAFSVLMPLPASSHDDSHVSTASQAQAPASQIPVMTDGAFTDRAGGTSGTLEMNPSRLPSVLPAAPPPPALPATVPAVDTPVKEPGGGGRPSAADTPGPSDRELTTDATEERSKWSAPGPVAELSCVLPKRRRVVASEGIDSTWLQPLAPQDRIPKRRWIRRFAEDVLKTLQSAGGDATGSVARDIESRQKAPAVGYATHTLALPPRKRLAIASGDTSARVAGRLPSVPPAAPPPPELPATVPAVDTPVKEPGGGGRPSAADTPGPSDRGKSVTPSQLAGLA, encoded by the exons ATGACGTCCCTCACAAGGTGGCTCACCTTGCGGTCAACACTTACAGGAGCTGTTTTCGCTGTCTATTCCTTTCTCGGATTCTTTCGAGGAGACACAGCTTTCGATTTTCTGTTTCGGCTGGGGGCGCTTGCCGCCGAAACCGCGGACGAGTTGCCCT GTACCAGTCGGGAGCTCCCTCATAATCCGGTCTCGCGGGCAGCCTTCTCAGTGCTCATGCCGCTCCCTGCTTCCTCACACGACGACAGCCATGTTTCAACGGCGAGCCAGGCACAGGCTCCAGCATCGCAGATTCCTGTAATGACAGATGGTGCTTTCACTGATCGGGCTGGCGGAACGTCCGGGACACTAGAAATGAACCCAA GTCGGTTGCCTTCTGTACTGCCAGCtgcccctcccccgccggcGTTGCCAGCTACGGTGCCTGCAGTGGACACGCCGGTGAAAGAGCCGGGTGGCGGCGGTaggccgtcggcggcggatACCCCAGGACCCTCGGATCGCG AGCTGACAACTGACGCAACAGAGGAGCGCAGCAAATGGTCCGCACCGGGACCGGTTGCGGAGCTCTCGTGTGTCCTCCCTAAGAGGCGGCGGGTTGTCGCTTCCGAAG GCATTGATTCTACCTGGCTTCAGCCCCTCGCACCTCAAGACCGTATACCAAAACGCCGTTGGATACGTCGATTTGCTGAAGACGTTCTCAAGACCTTGCAGTCCGCTGGCGGGGATGCAACGGGTTCAGTTGCGCGAGACATAGAATCGCGGCAGAAGGCTCCGGCGGTGGGCTACGCGACACATACGCTAGCGCTGCCACCAAGGAAGCGTCTGGCGATCGCGTCAGGGGACACCTCCGCGCGTGTTGCAG GTCGGTTGCCTTCTGTACCGCCAGCtgcccctcccccgccggaGTTGCCAGCTACGGTGCCTGCAGTGGACACGCCGGTGAAAGAGCCGGGTGGCGGCGGTaggccgtcggcggcggatACCCCAGGACCCTCGGATCGCG GCAAATCCGTTACGCCTTCTCAACTTGCAGGGCTTGCATAA